In Necator americanus strain Aroian chromosome IV, whole genome shotgun sequence, the following proteins share a genomic window:
- a CDS encoding hypothetical protein (NECATOR_CHRIV.G16449.T1), translating to MDKSFQRFSGPKYGMLSCRAFRQYSSTPWRGSLHVICRNARFLNSGRPARPCCCIKRGDPHDIGNYRPICLLSVIYKLFTRVILNRIEKVLDEGQPCEQAGFRKGFSTIDYIHTVSKLIEVSREYKMPLCLTFIDLKKAFDSVETEAVVEALDNQGVPTQYIKVLRELYSNFTTGISPFYKNIIIDVKRGGPTG from the exons atggacaagtcattccagaggttctccggTCCGAAATACggcatgctatcatgtcg agccttccgccagtactcatcaacaccctggcgaggctctttacacgttatctgtcggaatgcaaggttcctaaacagtggaagaccagcaagaccgtgttgttgtataaaaaggggagatccacatgatatcggcaactatcgcccaatctgcctactgtccgtcatctacaagctctttacaagagtaatccttaataggattgaaaaagtcttggatgaaggacagccatgcgagcaagcagggtttcgaaaaggattcagcacgattgactacattcacactgtttcgaaactcatcgaggtatcacgagagtacaagatgccgctctgtctcaccttcatcgacttaaagaaggctttcgactcggttgagacggaagcggtcgtggaagccttggacaaccaaggcgtccctactcaatacataaaggtacttcgagagttgtacagtaacttcacgaccggaatttcgccattctacaagaacatcatcattgacgtgaagagggggggtccgacagggtga
- a CDS encoding hypothetical protein (NECATOR_CHRIV.G16450.T1), translated as MRKLEWDDRGVKVDGRQLHHLRFADDIVLVTPSISQAERMLTEFDETCECIGLQLNLQKTMFMRNGWVSDAPFTLNGTNISECTSYVYLGRELNMMNDLTPELGRSRRAAWGAYKSIEDVVKKTRNTRLRAHLLNTTVLRVLTYASETWTPRK; from the coding sequence atgcgaaagttggaatgggacgacaggggagtgaaggttgatggtcggcagctacaccatttgcgctttgctgatgacatcgttctggtaacacctagcatcagccaggcggaacgaatgctgaccgaattcgacgaaacatgcgaatgcatcggtcttcagctgaatctacaaaagacgatgttcatgcggaacggatgggtctcggatgccccattcacgctcaacggaacgaacatatccgaatgcaccagctacgtttatctgggtagggaactgaacatgatgaacgacctgacccccgagctgggcaggagcagacgagcggcttggggagcgtacaagagcatcgaggatgtagtgaagaagaccaggaacacccggctccgtgctcacctcttgaacaccaccgtacttcgcgttttgacctatgcttcagaaacttgGACACCTcgcaagtag
- a CDS encoding hypothetical protein (NECATOR_CHRIV.G16451.T1), whose protein sequence is MAICTYNARTLASEAAIEDLMMQAKKIKYDVIGLTETRRRHPLNAVYETGKEVFLGTCDSRGVGGVGVLVNTSMAKNIDSFEQLTTRIGRLRMRRCGPIPALTIFVVYAPTSSYEEEEVEAFYMDLEKFYQEDHAFYKVIVGNFNAKVGPRRTPEELHIGTHGLQWNDQGERLSEFIMTTKTIHGNSKFQKPSSLRWTWESPGGGYRNEIDHIIVNKRFCLTDVGVVPKFYTGSDHRLLRGRFSFTRRAEKAAKFRERNPRTTINWDLFATLAGFWEDSAMDNIDEEYDRLVEHLHDCAKKAESFKTTRRRLSLETLELIRQRGAVRAAGNQELTSELARLCREAIKGDLKERRAEVLAEAAEAGKSIRYAHRDFASRKTRMTALRNPKGSHCIEKGDGENHLRLLL, encoded by the coding sequence atggcgatctgtacttataacgcacgtacgcttgcatcggaagcggccatcgaagatctgatgatgcaagccaagaagatcaagtacgacgtcatcggactgaccgagacgagacgacgtcaccctctcaacgccgtatatgaaactggaaaagaagtgttcttaggaacatgcgacagtagaggtgttggtggagttggcgtcctcgtcaacacgagtatggcaaagaacatcgactcttttgaacaacttacgacccgaatcggacgtctgcggatgagaagatgtggcccaataccagctttgactatcttcgtcgtttacgctccaacatcaagctacgaagaagaagaagtcgaagctttctatatggacctggagaagttctaccaagaagatcatgccttctacaaggtcatagttggcaatttcaacgctaaggttggcccaagaagaacgccggaggaacttcacatcgggacccacggcctacaatggaatgaccagggagagaggctctccgagttcatcatgacgactaagaccatccatgggaactcgaaatttcagaagccctcttctttacgctggacgtgggagtcacccggtggagggtaccgtaatgaaatagaccacatcatcgtcaataaaaggttctgcctgacggacgtcggtgttgtaccaaagttctatacgggatcggaccatcgcctcctccgaggaagattttccttcacaaggagagcagagaaagccgccaagttcagagagagaaatcccagaactaccatcaactgggatctcttcgctacgctagccggcttttgggaagattctgcaatggacaacatcgacgaggaatatgaccggcttgtcgaacaccttcacgactgcgcgaagaaggctgagagttttaaaaccaccaggaggcgcctgtctcttgaaactcttgagctgatacgccagcgtggagcagtacgagccgcagggaaccaagaactcacgtccgagctcgcaaggctttgccgagaggcgataaagggagaccttaaagagagaagagcagaagtgctggctgaagctgcagaggcggggaaaagcatccgttATGCCcatcgagacttcgccagtcgcaagacgaggatgactgctctccggaacccaaagggaagccattgcatcgagaaaggggatggagaaaatcatctacgacttctactctga